One region of Streptomyces leeuwenhoekii genomic DNA includes:
- the egtB gene encoding ergothioneine biosynthesis protein EgtB encodes MNDPDLGTESLRERALATLVTARDRTTLLTGCVDDPDLTAQHSPLMSPLVWDLAHIGNQEEQWLLRAVAGQQALRPEIDSLYDAFEHPRAERPRLPLLPPAEARRYAAEVRARALDVLEHAVFDASRLTRAGFAFGMIAQHEQQHDETMLITHQLRKGPQALTAPDPRPAPPFTGPAEVLVPGGPFTMGTSTEPWALDNERPAHRREVPPFWIDTTPVTNAAYQAFIADGGYDDPRWWQPEGWDHIRRHSVRAPLFWRRDGGQWLRRRFGVTEVVPPDEPVMHVCWYEADAYARWAGRRLPTEAEWEKAARHDPAGDRSRRYPWGDADPGPDHANLGQRHLRPAPAGSYPAGASALGVRQLIGDVWEWTASDFLPYPGFRAYPYKEYSEVFFGPEYKVLRGGSFAVDPVACRGTFRNWDYPVRRQIFSGFRTARSEEAG; translated from the coding sequence ATGAACGACCCCGACCTCGGCACCGAATCCCTTCGTGAGCGCGCGCTGGCCACGCTGGTAACCGCCCGGGACCGCACCACGCTGCTGACCGGCTGTGTGGACGACCCGGACCTGACCGCCCAGCACTCGCCGTTGATGTCGCCGCTGGTGTGGGACCTGGCGCACATCGGCAACCAGGAGGAGCAGTGGCTGCTGCGGGCCGTCGCCGGCCAGCAGGCGCTGCGGCCGGAGATCGACAGCCTGTACGACGCCTTCGAGCATCCGCGGGCCGAGCGCCCGAGGCTGCCGCTGCTGCCGCCCGCCGAGGCCCGGCGGTACGCGGCCGAGGTGCGCGCCCGGGCCCTGGACGTGCTGGAGCACGCCGTCTTCGACGCCTCACGGCTGACGCGGGCCGGGTTCGCCTTCGGGATGATCGCGCAGCACGAACAGCAGCACGACGAGACGATGCTGATCACCCATCAGCTCCGCAAGGGGCCGCAGGCGCTCACCGCCCCGGACCCCCGTCCGGCGCCGCCCTTCACCGGGCCGGCCGAGGTCCTGGTCCCCGGCGGCCCGTTCACGATGGGCACCTCCACCGAGCCGTGGGCGCTGGACAACGAGCGCCCCGCGCACCGGCGGGAGGTGCCGCCCTTCTGGATCGACACCACGCCGGTGACGAACGCCGCGTACCAGGCGTTCATCGCGGACGGCGGCTACGACGACCCGCGCTGGTGGCAGCCGGAGGGCTGGGACCACATACGGCGGCACTCGGTCCGCGCGCCGCTGTTCTGGCGCCGTGACGGCGGGCAGTGGCTGCGGCGCCGCTTCGGCGTCACCGAGGTGGTGCCGCCCGACGAACCGGTGATGCACGTGTGCTGGTACGAGGCCGACGCCTACGCCCGCTGGGCCGGGCGGCGGCTGCCCACCGAGGCCGAGTGGGAGAAGGCCGCCCGCCACGACCCGGCCGGCGACCGCTCGAGGCGCTACCCGTGGGGGGACGCCGATCCGGGGCCCGACCACGCCAACCTGGGCCAGCGGCACCTGCGGCCGGCCCCTGCCGGGAGCTACCCGGCCGGTGCGTCCGCGCTCGGGGTGCGGCAGCTGATCGGGGACGTGTGGGAGTGGACGGCGAGCGACTTCCTGCCGTACCCCGGTTTCCGGGCGTACCCGTACAAGGAGTACTCGGAGGTGTTCTTCGGCCCGGAGTACAAGGTGCTGCGCGGTGGCTCGTTCGCCGTGGACCCGGTGGCCTGCCGGGGCACCTTCCGCAACTGGGACTATCCGGTCCGGCGGCAGATCTTCTCCGGGTTCCGCACGGCCCGCTCCGAGGAGGCCGGCTGA
- the egtC gene encoding ergothioneine biosynthesis protein EgtC — MCRHLAYVGPAEPLGGLLVEPPHALYRQSWAPRRQRYGTVNADGFGVGWYAEGDPVPARYRRAGPIWADQSFADLARVVRTTALLGAVRDATLSGADAEAAAAPFAAGPWLFSHNGAVAGWPDSLAPLAACLPPGELLALEARNDSALVWALVLDRLRDGQGMARALAGSVAEVAAAAPASRLNLLLTDGDTVAATAWGDTLWYLSRSGGGTVVASEPYDDDPGWREVPDRTLLTAGRTDVQLTPLPDLAPGAPPGAAGPGPGERAAARATAPASAPDEPAPAPVPAPVSAKEPRT, encoded by the coding sequence ATGTGCCGTCACCTCGCCTACGTCGGGCCCGCCGAGCCGCTGGGCGGGCTGCTGGTGGAGCCGCCGCACGCGTTGTACCGCCAGTCGTGGGCGCCGCGACGGCAGCGGTACGGAACGGTCAACGCCGACGGGTTCGGGGTCGGCTGGTACGCCGAGGGGGACCCGGTGCCGGCGCGGTACCGCCGGGCCGGGCCGATCTGGGCGGACCAGTCCTTCGCCGACCTGGCCCGGGTGGTGCGGACGACCGCGCTGCTCGGCGCGGTGCGGGACGCGACCCTGTCGGGCGCGGACGCGGAGGCCGCGGCCGCGCCGTTCGCCGCGGGCCCCTGGCTTTTCAGCCACAACGGGGCCGTGGCGGGCTGGCCGGACTCGCTCGCCCCGCTCGCCGCTTGCCTGCCACCCGGGGAGCTGCTGGCGCTGGAGGCCCGCAACGACTCCGCGTTGGTGTGGGCGCTGGTCCTCGACCGGCTGCGTGACGGCCAGGGGATGGCCCGGGCGCTGGCCGGCTCGGTCGCCGAGGTCGCCGCGGCGGCCCCCGCCTCCCGGCTGAACCTGCTGCTCACCGATGGCGACACCGTCGCCGCCACCGCCTGGGGCGACACCCTGTGGTATCTGTCCCGGTCCGGCGGTGGCACCGTCGTGGCCTCCGAGCCCTACGACGACGACCCGGGCTGGCGGGAGGTGCCCGACCGGACCCTGCTCACGGCCGGCCGCACCGACGTCCAGCTCACCCCGCTGCCGGACCTCGCGCCCGGCGCACCCCCCGGAGCCGCGGGCCCCGGCCCGGGCGAGCGGGCCGCCGCCCGGGCAACGGCGCCCGCGTCCGCACCGGACGAGCCCGCACCCGCCCCGGTCCCCGCACCCGTATCCGCGAAGGAGCCCCGTACGTGA
- the egtA gene encoding ergothioneine biosynthesis glutamate--cysteine ligase EgtA: MSEPVGTPAGGCTEPPTAVSEAEVEALVRGICFKTGPPRRLGVEVEWLVHELRAPRLPVAPERLEAAYAALRTVPLSSALTVEPGGQLELSSPPAASLTECVGTVSADLDTVRAVLREDGLCLVGMGHDPWHPPRRFLRRPRYDAMEACLDRTGPAGRAMMCTSASVQVCVDAGYEEPGVLGHVRRWWLAHRLGPVLVAAFANSPLARGRPTGWRSTRQLHWARIGAGRAGGPALDTDPRGAWARHVLDAPVMCVRRDDGPWDVPEGLTFREWTRSHRPRPPTRDDLGYHLTTLFPPVRPRGHLELRMIDAQPGDDGWQVPLAVTAALFDDPEASETAYRAVKPLAERALGGPAPHNPLWRDAARHGLADPELREAAVGCFTAALRALPRLGATTEITDAVTAYLDRYVTRGRCPADELLDGPDGTGRRPHGKDVRP, encoded by the coding sequence ATGTCCGAACCAGTCGGCACCCCGGCGGGTGGCTGTACGGAGCCACCCACCGCCGTCAGCGAAGCGGAGGTCGAGGCCCTGGTCCGCGGCATCTGCTTCAAAACCGGCCCGCCACGGCGCCTCGGCGTCGAAGTGGAATGGCTCGTCCACGAGCTGCGCGCCCCGCGGCTCCCCGTGGCACCCGAACGACTCGAAGCGGCCTACGCCGCACTGCGGACCGTGCCCCTGAGCTCGGCGCTCACCGTCGAACCGGGCGGGCAGCTGGAGCTGAGCTCGCCGCCCGCCGCCTCCCTGACGGAGTGCGTCGGCACCGTCTCCGCCGACCTCGACACCGTCCGCGCGGTTCTGCGCGAGGACGGTCTGTGCCTCGTCGGCATGGGCCACGACCCCTGGCACCCGCCCCGCCGGTTCCTGCGCCGGCCGCGCTACGACGCGATGGAGGCGTGCCTGGACCGCACCGGCCCGGCCGGCCGCGCCATGATGTGCACCTCGGCCTCCGTGCAGGTGTGCGTGGACGCCGGGTACGAGGAGCCGGGCGTCCTCGGCCATGTGCGGCGCTGGTGGCTGGCCCACCGGCTGGGCCCGGTCCTGGTCGCCGCGTTCGCCAACTCGCCGCTGGCCCGGGGGCGGCCCACCGGCTGGCGGTCCACCCGGCAGCTCCACTGGGCGCGGATCGGCGCCGGCCGGGCGGGCGGCCCCGCGCTGGACACCGACCCGCGCGGCGCCTGGGCCCGGCATGTGCTGGACGCGCCGGTGATGTGCGTCCGGCGGGACGACGGCCCCTGGGACGTCCCCGAAGGGCTCACCTTCCGGGAGTGGACCCGGTCGCACCGGCCGAGACCGCCGACCCGGGACGACCTCGGCTACCACCTCACCACGCTGTTCCCGCCGGTGCGGCCGCGCGGCCATCTGGAGCTGCGCATGATCGACGCGCAGCCCGGCGACGACGGGTGGCAGGTGCCGCTCGCCGTGACGGCGGCGCTGTTCGACGACCCGGAGGCGTCCGAGACCGCCTACCGGGCGGTGAAGCCGCTCGCCGAGCGCGCCCTGGGCGGGCCCGCCCCGCACAATCCGCTCTGGCGCGACGCGGCCCGGCACGGGCTCGCCGACCCCGAACTGCGCGAGGCGGCCGTCGGGTGCTTCACGGCGGCGCTCCGGGCGCTGCCCCGTCTCGGCGCCACCACCGAGATCACGGACGCCGTCACGGCGTACCTGGACCGCTACGTCACCCGGGGCCGCTGCCCCGCCGACGAGTTGCTGGACGGGCCGGACGGCACGGGCCGCCGCCCGCACGGGAAGGACGTCCGCCCATGA
- a CDS encoding LNS2 domain-containing protein: MTDGRRTPLAVFDLDNTLADTAHRQRFLERRPRDWDAFFAAAPHDPPLAEGIALARASAEECEVVYLTGRPERCRRDTLDWLAAHGLPDGRVYMRRDGDRRPARRTKLEILRRLARTREIRVLVDDDELVCEDAERDGFTVVRARWAARSAELKVAQEREGRT, encoded by the coding sequence GTGACCGATGGCAGAAGGACCCCGCTGGCCGTGTTCGACCTCGACAACACCCTGGCCGACACCGCCCATCGCCAGCGGTTCCTTGAGCGCAGGCCGCGTGACTGGGACGCCTTCTTCGCCGCCGCGCCGCACGATCCGCCGCTCGCCGAGGGCATCGCCCTGGCCCGGGCGAGCGCCGAGGAGTGCGAGGTCGTCTATCTGACCGGGCGCCCCGAGCGCTGCCGTCGCGACACGCTCGACTGGCTGGCCGCGCACGGGCTGCCGGACGGGCGCGTGTACATGCGGCGCGACGGCGACCGGCGCCCGGCCCGGCGCACCAAGCTGGAGATCCTGCGGCGGCTCGCCCGCACCCGGGAGATCCGCGTCCTGGTCGACGACGACGAGCTGGTCTGCGAGGACGCCGAACGGGACGGCTTCACCGTCGTACGGGCGCGCTGGGCGGCCCGGTCGGCGGAGCTGAAGGTGGCGCAGGAACGGGAAGGGCGCACCTAG
- a CDS encoding extracellular solute-binding protein encodes MRRRLLALACVSASLLSGCGLMPQDGGAERRAVTVWLMKDSASQDFLRRFTEDFERSHPGLDLDIRIQRWTGIGAKVQAALEADGEDGPDVIEVGNTQVTQYAEGGRLHDLTLEAMRDWGIRDWLPGLAEPGQWMSQQYGIPWYAANRVVVYRKDLFAQAGVTAPPRTRDEWLAVTERLDSGGDQGIYLAGQDWYTLSGFIWDEGGDLARERGGGVWEGALDTPAALRGMDFYRRLQALGDGPVDADEEHPPQARVFARGRVAQIVAVPGLAHAIVRENPDLEGELGFFPVPGKKAGEPGAVFTGGSDLVVPRNTDDRDGAVAVVEALTGTRWNTDLARTMNYVPNKKSLAQAVAGGEGVEAMAAGAARGRATPTTPRWGAVEADNPIKEYMTKVLSGADPETEARRASRRITELLDLGLE; translated from the coding sequence GTGAGACGTCGCCTCCTCGCCCTCGCCTGCGTGTCGGCATCCCTGCTCAGCGGCTGCGGCCTGATGCCGCAGGACGGCGGGGCCGAGCGGCGCGCCGTCACCGTGTGGCTGATGAAGGACAGCGCCTCGCAGGACTTCCTGCGGCGGTTCACCGAGGACTTCGAGCGCTCGCATCCCGGTCTGGACCTCGACATCCGCATCCAGCGGTGGACCGGGATCGGCGCGAAGGTGCAGGCCGCGCTGGAGGCGGACGGCGAGGACGGGCCCGACGTCATCGAGGTCGGCAACACCCAGGTCACCCAGTACGCGGAGGGCGGCCGGCTCCACGACCTGACGCTGGAGGCGATGCGGGACTGGGGCATCCGCGACTGGCTGCCGGGCCTGGCCGAGCCGGGGCAGTGGATGTCCCAGCAGTACGGCATCCCCTGGTACGCGGCCAACCGCGTGGTCGTCTACCGCAAGGACCTGTTCGCGCAGGCGGGTGTCACCGCCCCGCCCCGTACCCGCGACGAGTGGCTCGCCGTCACCGAGCGGCTCGACTCCGGCGGCGACCAGGGCATCTACCTGGCCGGGCAGGACTGGTACACCCTCTCCGGCTTCATCTGGGACGAGGGCGGCGACCTGGCCCGGGAGCGCGGCGGCGGTGTCTGGGAGGGCGCGCTGGACACCCCGGCCGCGCTGCGGGGGATGGACTTCTACCGCAGGCTCCAGGCGCTCGGGGACGGCCCGGTCGACGCCGACGAGGAACACCCGCCGCAGGCCCGGGTGTTCGCCCGGGGGCGGGTCGCGCAGATCGTCGCCGTGCCGGGCCTGGCCCACGCCATCGTGCGCGAGAACCCGGACCTGGAAGGCGAGCTGGGCTTCTTCCCGGTGCCCGGGAAGAAGGCGGGCGAGCCCGGGGCGGTCTTCACCGGCGGCTCCGATCTGGTCGTCCCCCGGAACACCGACGACCGGGACGGCGCGGTCGCCGTGGTGGAGGCGCTCACGGGCACCCGGTGGAACACCGACCTGGCCCGCACCATGAACTACGTGCCGAACAAGAAGTCGCTCGCCCAGGCCGTCGCGGGCGGGGAGGGCGTCGAGGCCATGGCGGCCGGCGCCGCCCGTGGCCGGGCCACCCCGACCACGCCCCGGTGGGGCGCGGTCGAGGCGGACAACCCGATCAAGGAGTACATGACGAAGGTGCTGTCCGGCGCCGACCCGGAGACGGAGGCCCGCCGGGCCTCCCGCCGCATCACCGAACTCCTGGACCTCGGCCTGGAGTGA
- a CDS encoding GTP-binding protein has product MPHDRLPVTVLSGFLGAGKTTLLNHVLAGREGLRVAVIVNDMSEINIDAALVRGGEAALSRTEERLVEMTNGCICCTLRDDLLEEVARLAREGRFDHLLIESSGISEPMPVAATFALARDDGATLGDIARLDTMVTVVDAANFLTELHTGDDLAERGLAPYEDDERTVSDLLVDQVEFADVLVLNKLDLVGEEAAARLRAVLGRLNPAARIVGAVHGRVDLREVLGTGLFDLERAQQAPGWVRELNGDHVPETEEYGISSVVFRSPRLFHPGRLWAFVTGELDGGAFGRVLRSKGFFTLAGRAGVTGLWSQAGSVARFEPSAARDAEAPHAQELVFIGTRLDPGALRAALSGCLMAPGEETPGEDPFPVWDTYGTDDACDHEHPPDRSPAAGNAAAPEALNPV; this is encoded by the coding sequence ATGCCGCACGACCGACTGCCCGTCACCGTCCTGTCCGGGTTCCTCGGGGCGGGCAAGACCACCCTGCTCAACCATGTCCTGGCGGGCCGCGAGGGGCTGCGCGTCGCCGTGATCGTCAACGACATGAGTGAGATCAACATCGACGCCGCCCTGGTGCGCGGCGGCGAGGCGGCCCTGTCCCGGACGGAGGAACGCCTGGTCGAGATGACCAACGGCTGCATCTGCTGCACCCTGCGCGACGACCTGCTGGAGGAGGTGGCGCGGCTGGCCCGCGAGGGCCGCTTCGACCACCTGCTCATCGAGTCGTCGGGCATCTCGGAGCCGATGCCCGTGGCGGCCACCTTCGCCCTCGCCCGCGACGACGGCGCCACCCTCGGCGACATCGCCCGGCTCGACACCATGGTCACGGTCGTGGACGCGGCGAACTTCCTGACCGAGCTTCACACCGGCGACGACCTCGCCGAGCGCGGCCTCGCCCCGTACGAGGACGACGAGCGCACCGTGAGCGATCTCCTCGTCGATCAGGTGGAGTTCGCCGACGTCCTCGTCCTCAACAAGCTCGATCTGGTCGGCGAGGAAGCGGCGGCACGGCTGCGGGCGGTGCTCGGCCGCCTCAACCCGGCCGCCCGGATCGTGGGGGCCGTGCACGGGCGGGTGGACCTGCGCGAGGTGCTCGGCACCGGCCTGTTCGACCTGGAGCGGGCCCAGCAGGCCCCCGGCTGGGTGCGGGAGCTCAACGGGGACCACGTCCCGGAGACGGAGGAGTACGGGATCTCCTCCGTGGTCTTCCGCTCACCGCGGCTGTTCCACCCCGGGCGGCTGTGGGCCTTCGTCACCGGGGAACTGGACGGCGGGGCGTTCGGACGGGTGCTGCGCTCCAAGGGCTTCTTCACCCTGGCCGGCCGCGCCGGGGTGACGGGGCTGTGGTCGCAGGCCGGCTCGGTCGCCCGCTTCGAGCCGTCCGCCGCCCGCGACGCCGAGGCCCCGCACGCGCAGGAACTGGTGTTCATCGGGACCCGGCTGGACCCCGGCGCGCTGCGCGCCGCGCTGTCCGGCTGTCTGATGGCCCCCGGCGAGGAGACCCCCGGCGAGGACCCGTTCCCGGTGTGGGACACGTACGGCACCGACGACGCCTGCGACCACGAGCACCCGCCGGATCGGTCGCCGGCCGCCGGGAATGCGGCGGCGCCTGAGGCGTTGAACCCCGTGTGA
- a CDS encoding dodecin — MSNHTYRVTEIFGTSPDGVDQAIRNGISRASRTLRNLDWFEVTQVRGQITDGEIAHWQVGLKVGFRLEDAD, encoded by the coding sequence ATGTCGAACCACACCTACCGGGTCACGGAGATCTTCGGCACCTCGCCCGACGGCGTCGACCAGGCCATTCGCAACGGCATCTCCCGTGCCTCACGCACCCTGCGGAACCTGGACTGGTTCGAGGTGACGCAGGTGCGCGGGCAGATCACCGACGGGGAGATCGCGCACTGGCAGGTCGGCCTGAAGGTCGGCTTCCGCCTGGAGGACGCCGACTGA
- the egtD gene encoding L-histidine N(alpha)-methyltransferase, translating to MSPFRLSRTLPEDATDAALRADVLEGLTGTPKTLPPKWFYDARGSELFERITELPEYYPTRAEREILADRAGEIAAAAGARTLVELGSGSSEKTRYLLDALTGLRAYVPVDVSESALALAGRALAAERPELQVHALIADFTAGLTLPDTPGPRLLVFLGGTIGNLLPAERAAFLASVRALLSPGDALLLGTDLVKDENVLVRAYDDAAGVTAAFNKNVLTVINRELGADFDPAAFDHVALWDAEREWIEMRLRSRTAQTVKLPALGLAVDFAAGEELRTEVSAKFREAGVRGELSAAGLEPARWWTDGAGRFALSLSVAR from the coding sequence GTGAGCCCGTTCCGCCTCTCCCGCACCCTGCCCGAGGACGCCACGGACGCCGCCTTGCGCGCCGACGTCCTGGAGGGCCTGACCGGCACGCCGAAGACGCTCCCGCCCAAGTGGTTCTACGACGCGCGCGGCAGTGAGCTGTTCGAGCGGATCACCGAGCTGCCGGAGTACTACCCGACGCGGGCCGAGCGCGAGATCCTCGCCGACCGGGCCGGGGAGATCGCCGCGGCGGCCGGCGCCCGCACCCTGGTGGAGCTGGGCTCCGGCTCCTCCGAGAAGACCCGCTATCTGCTGGATGCCCTGACCGGTCTGCGCGCCTACGTACCGGTCGACGTCAGCGAGAGCGCCCTGGCCCTGGCCGGGCGGGCGCTCGCCGCCGAGCGGCCGGAGCTCCAGGTGCACGCGCTGATCGCCGACTTCACCGCCGGGCTGACGCTGCCGGACACCCCGGGGCCGCGGCTGCTGGTGTTCCTCGGCGGCACGATCGGCAACCTGCTGCCCGCCGAACGCGCCGCCTTCCTGGCCTCCGTGCGCGCCCTGCTGTCCCCGGGCGACGCGCTGCTGCTGGGCACGGATCTGGTCAAGGACGAGAACGTGCTGGTCCGGGCCTACGACGACGCGGCGGGGGTGACGGCCGCGTTCAACAAGAACGTCCTCACGGTGATCAACCGGGAACTGGGCGCCGACTTCGATCCGGCCGCCTTCGACCACGTGGCGCTGTGGGACGCCGAGCGGGAGTGGATCGAGATGCGGCTGCGCTCCCGTACCGCGCAGACGGTGAAGCTCCCCGCGCTCGGTCTGGCCGTGGACTTCGCCGCGGGCGAGGAGCTGCGCACGGAGGTGTCCGCGAAGTTCCGTGAGGCGGGCGTGCGGGGCGAACTGTCCGCGGCGGGCCTGGAGCCGGCCCGCTGGTGGACGGACGGCGCGGGCCGGTTCGCGCTGTCGCTGAGCGTGGCGCGCTGA
- the rpmF gene encoding 50S ribosomal protein L32 translates to MAVPKRKMSRSNTRHRRARWKAATPTLVPVTVDGVRHLVPQHLVKAYERGLLRPGD, encoded by the coding sequence ATGGCAGTTCCCAAGCGGAAGATGTCCCGCAGCAACACCCGTCACCGCCGCGCCCGCTGGAAGGCCGCCACGCCCACGCTCGTGCCGGTCACCGTCGACGGCGTCCGCCATCTGGTGCCGCAGCATCTGGTGAAGGCGTACGAGCGCGGTCTGCTGCGCCCCGGGGACTGA
- a CDS encoding LLM class flavin-dependent oxidoreductase → MSSLIARTRFSVLDRSRTREGHTHAEALRDTVRLARELEDLGYHRFWVSEHHGVPGVAGSAPTVLAAAVAAATRTIRVGTGGVMLPNHRPLVVAEQFGVLESLFPGRIDMGLGRSVGFTDGVRKALGRDKGDAEDFEGQLAELLGWFRGTSPTGVRARPAEGLTVPPFVLAMGEGAAIAARAGLPMVIGDLRDREKLRRGVDQYRALFRPSPWASEPYVVVSGTVAVAATPEEARRILVPEAWSMAYARTHGSFPPLPPAERVESLAMTAKERGFYESGLTGQIAGTEEQVADELERVLKETGAQEVLVTTSTHDRAALLDSYRRLASIVGGRAHRPARAR, encoded by the coding sequence GTGAGCTCCCTGATCGCCCGGACCCGCTTCTCCGTCCTCGACCGCTCCCGCACCCGCGAGGGCCACACGCACGCCGAGGCGCTGCGTGACACCGTACGGCTGGCGCGGGAGCTGGAGGATCTCGGGTACCACCGGTTCTGGGTCTCGGAGCACCACGGCGTGCCCGGGGTGGCCGGCTCGGCGCCGACCGTGCTGGCCGCCGCCGTGGCCGCCGCGACGCGGACCATCCGCGTGGGCACCGGCGGTGTGATGCTGCCCAACCACCGGCCGCTGGTCGTCGCCGAGCAGTTCGGGGTGCTGGAGTCCCTCTTCCCGGGGCGGATCGACATGGGGCTCGGCCGGTCGGTCGGCTTCACCGACGGGGTGCGCAAGGCGCTGGGCCGGGACAAGGGCGACGCGGAGGACTTCGAGGGGCAACTGGCCGAACTCCTCGGCTGGTTCCGGGGCACCTCCCCGACGGGCGTGCGGGCCCGCCCCGCCGAGGGGCTGACCGTCCCGCCGTTCGTGCTGGCCATGGGCGAGGGCGCGGCCATCGCCGCCCGCGCGGGCCTGCCGATGGTCATCGGCGACCTGCGCGACCGGGAGAAGCTGCGCCGCGGCGTCGACCAGTACCGCGCCCTCTTCCGGCCCTCCCCCTGGGCGAGCGAGCCGTACGTCGTCGTCTCCGGCACCGTCGCCGTCGCCGCCACCCCCGAGGAGGCACGGCGGATCCTGGTGCCGGAGGCGTGGTCGATGGCGTACGCGCGCACCCACGGCTCCTTCCCTCCCCTGCCGCCCGCCGAGCGTGTCGAGTCCCTCGCGATGACGGCCAAGGAGCGCGGCTTCTACGAGTCCGGCCTCACCGGGCAGATCGCCGGCACCGAGGAACAGGTCGCCGACGAGCTGGAGCGCGTCCTGAAGGAGACGGGCGCGCAGGAGGTCCTGGTCACGACCAGCACCCACGACCGTGCGGCGCTGCTGGACTCCTACCGGCGGCTGGCCTCGATCGTCGGCGGCCGCGCACACCGGCCGGCCCGCGCGCGCTAG